The following proteins are co-located in the Paludibaculum fermentans genome:
- a CDS encoding TlpA family protein disulfide reductase, giving the protein MKKLLLFFVLAVSALAGPLSGKRVASFTLADATGKYYDVLDFRGKVLLIDIMKTDCPHCQTLSRTLERVKAKYGDKIAVLSIVNPPDDPTRVSAYIAKYKVTNPVLFDFGQATAAMLKITPQNPSINLPTLLVVDAQGIVRSDLVYDESLKAIFEGDGLYAVIDKAMGGAPAAAPAKKK; this is encoded by the coding sequence ATGAAAAAACTTCTACTCTTCTTCGTGCTCGCGGTGAGCGCCCTCGCCGGGCCTTTGAGCGGCAAGCGGGTGGCCAGCTTCACGCTCGCCGATGCGACGGGCAAGTACTACGACGTGCTCGATTTCCGCGGCAAGGTACTGCTGATCGACATCATGAAGACCGATTGTCCGCACTGCCAGACGCTGTCGCGGACGCTGGAGCGGGTGAAGGCGAAGTATGGCGACAAGATTGCCGTGCTATCCATCGTGAATCCGCCAGACGATCCGACGCGCGTCTCGGCCTACATTGCCAAGTACAAGGTGACGAATCCGGTGCTGTTCGACTTCGGCCAGGCGACGGCGGCGATGCTGAAGATCACTCCGCAGAATCCGAGCATCAACCTGCCTACGCTGCTGGTGGTGGATGCGCAGGGCATCGTCCGGTCAGACCTCGTCTATGATGAGTCACTGAAGGCGATCTTTGAAGGTGACGGGCTGTATGCCGTGATCGACAAGGCGATGGGTGGGGCCCCGGCCGCGGCGCCCGCAAAGAAGAAGTAG
- a CDS encoding class I SAM-dependent methyltransferase: protein MKVRPPVTAAVRFREKAAELKELPLDQVFTTIHDTNLWGAEESVSGLGSEDSATLRLRTELPKLLAELRAGTFLDIPCGDFGWLSKADLPVQRYIGADLVETLVQANRTKFAGQPGREFYKLDLCSDPLPQVDVVFCRDCLVHLSLANIRHAIDNLKRSGSTWLLTTTFLECERNEDIQNGDWRMLNFEVAPFHWPAPARFLVEGCTEAGGGYEDKALGLWKLADLQSA, encoded by the coding sequence ATGAAAGTCCGTCCCCCGGTGACGGCCGCCGTCCGCTTCCGCGAAAAGGCCGCCGAACTCAAGGAGCTTCCACTCGACCAGGTCTTCACCACCATCCACGACACCAATCTCTGGGGCGCGGAAGAGTCCGTCTCTGGGCTAGGCTCGGAGGATTCGGCTACACTGCGCTTGCGCACCGAACTCCCTAAGCTTCTGGCGGAGCTTCGAGCCGGGACCTTCCTCGACATCCCCTGCGGCGACTTCGGCTGGCTCAGCAAAGCCGACCTGCCCGTCCAGCGCTATATCGGAGCGGATCTTGTCGAAACCCTCGTCCAGGCCAACCGCACAAAGTTTGCCGGCCAGCCCGGCAGGGAGTTCTACAAACTCGACCTGTGCAGCGACCCGCTCCCGCAAGTCGACGTCGTCTTCTGCCGCGACTGCCTGGTTCACCTCTCGCTCGCGAACATCCGGCACGCCATCGACAACCTCAAGCGCAGCGGCTCCACCTGGCTGCTAACCACCACGTTTCTGGAATGCGAGCGCAACGAGGACATTCAGAACGGCGACTGGCGCATGTTGAATTTCGAGGTGGCCCCTTTCCATTGGCCGGCTCCGGCCAGGTTTCTTGTGGAAGGTTGCACGGAGGCAGGCGGCGGCTACGAGGACAAGGCGCTCGGTCTCTGGAAACTGGCCGATCTCCAAAGCGCCTGA